The following coding sequences lie in one Stenotrophomonas rhizophila genomic window:
- a CDS encoding MFS transporter — translation MIVAGLSTVVEWYDFTLYLYLATVLSRVFFGGGDNALLATLAGFAVSYLMRPLGALCFGHLGDRFGRRYMLLASMLLMTLAMLATALLPTFDSIGASAGVLLLLLRCLMAFSVGGEYTGVVAYLLETAPARRRGLVTSLASAASEVGALLAVALSALTVAVLSTAQLDGWGWRIPFFVGAALAGAILLARSTMHESPEFERQQAAGTVPTSPIRDTWRYHRGAVARTFAISALGSITYYVGITYVPAFLGSAGEVGESEALWLSTVAAVAVIVVTPLAGALSDRIGRRPVLIALALLSALLPLSMFSLMAGGNTWLIGGAAVVLACLAGGVSAVAAPATAEQFPGEGRLSGLALGVTMATAFFGGATPLLAELLVRHTGWAAVPGAMIAVVALLVLPVMWTLRETRPPRTPE, via the coding sequence ATGATCGTGGCCGGGTTGTCGACCGTGGTGGAGTGGTACGACTTCACCTTGTACCTGTACCTGGCCACGGTTCTGTCGCGGGTGTTTTTTGGCGGCGGCGACAACGCCCTGCTGGCCACGCTGGCGGGGTTTGCGGTGTCCTACCTGATGCGTCCGCTGGGCGCGCTGTGCTTTGGCCACCTCGGCGATCGCTTCGGGCGGCGCTACATGCTGCTGGCCTCGATGCTGCTGATGACCCTGGCGATGCTGGCCACCGCGCTGCTGCCCACCTTCGACAGCATCGGCGCCAGCGCCGGGGTGCTGCTGTTGCTGCTGCGCTGCCTGATGGCGTTTTCGGTGGGCGGCGAGTACACCGGCGTGGTGGCCTACCTGCTGGAGACCGCGCCCGCCCGCCGGCGTGGCCTGGTCACTTCGTTGGCATCGGCGGCCAGCGAGGTCGGTGCGTTGCTGGCGGTGGCGCTGTCAGCCTTGACCGTGGCGGTGTTGAGCACCGCGCAGCTGGACGGGTGGGGCTGGCGCATTCCGTTCTTCGTCGGCGCGGCATTGGCCGGGGCGATCCTGCTGGCACGCTCGACCATGCACGAATCGCCCGAGTTCGAGCGGCAACAGGCGGCCGGCACCGTGCCCACCTCGCCGATCCGCGACACCTGGCGTTACCACCGGGGCGCGGTGGCCCGCACCTTCGCGATTTCCGCACTCGGCTCGATCACCTATTACGTGGGCATCACCTACGTGCCGGCGTTCCTGGGATCGGCCGGTGAGGTGGGGGAATCGGAGGCGCTGTGGCTGTCCACGGTGGCCGCGGTGGCGGTGATCGTGGTGACCCCGCTGGCCGGCGCATTGTCTGATCGAATCGGGCGGCGACCGGTATTGATCGCCCTGGCGCTGTTGTCGGCGTTGCTGCCGTTGAGCATGTTCAGCCTGATGGCCGGGGGCAATACCTGGTTGATTGGCGGCGCGGCGGTGGTGCTGGCCTGTCTGGCCGGTGGCGTGAGCGCGGTGGCTGCACCGGCCACCGCCGAACAGTTTCCCGGCGAGGGCCGCCTCAGCGGTTTGGCGCTGGGGGTCACCATGGCCACCGCGTTCTTCGGCGGCGCCACCCCGCTGCTGGCCGAGCTGCTGGTGCGCCACACCGGCTGGGCCGCCGTGCCCGGCGCGATGATCGCCGTGGTGGCGCTGCTGGTGTTGCCGGTGATGTGGACCCTGCGCGAAACCCGTCCGCCGCGCACACCCGAGTAG
- a CDS encoding SLC13 family permease, giving the protein MSPQVATIIGLVIMFIVATALPINMGAVAFALAFIIGGVFVGMEGKEVLGGFPGDLFLTLVGITYLFSIAQKNGTIDLLVHWAVRAVRGRIVAIPWVMFVVTAVLTAFGALGPAAVAIIGPVALRFAKQYKINPLLMGLLVIHGAQAGGFSPISVYGSITNGVVQKAGLEVTEMAVFLTSLGFNFMMATICFFAFGGVALLRRGAVSVGGGVGTAELAMAGGPQASSRQFAIEGHGALVSAGGGTLSNDPDALEAVGITRERVFTLIGLLGLGVAALIYNLNVGLVSITVAVALALLSPKSQKGAVDGISWSTVLLICGVVTYIGVLQEAGAVDFIGNGVSQIGIPLLGALLVCYVGGIVSAFASSAAVLGATIPLAVPFLMQGHLGAAGVICALAVSSTIVDVSPFSTNGALVVASAAKEERESLFRQFLIYSGLVVAFGPLLAWLVFVVPGWM; this is encoded by the coding sequence ATGAGTCCACAAGTCGCAACGATCATCGGCCTGGTGATCATGTTCATCGTCGCCACCGCCCTGCCGATCAACATGGGTGCGGTCGCGTTTGCATTGGCCTTCATCATCGGCGGTGTGTTCGTCGGCATGGAAGGCAAAGAGGTGCTGGGCGGATTCCCCGGGGACCTGTTCCTGACCCTGGTCGGCATCACCTACCTGTTCTCCATCGCCCAGAAGAACGGCACCATCGACCTGCTCGTGCATTGGGCGGTCCGTGCGGTGCGTGGGCGCATCGTGGCCATTCCGTGGGTGATGTTCGTGGTGACCGCCGTGCTCACCGCATTCGGTGCGCTGGGACCGGCCGCGGTGGCGATCATCGGTCCGGTGGCGCTGCGGTTTGCCAAGCAGTACAAGATCAACCCGCTGCTGATGGGCCTGCTGGTCATTCATGGCGCGCAGGCCGGCGGTTTCTCGCCGATCAGCGTGTACGGCAGCATCACCAACGGCGTGGTGCAGAAGGCCGGGCTGGAAGTGACCGAGATGGCGGTGTTCCTGACCAGCCTGGGCTTCAACTTCATGATGGCCACGATCTGCTTCTTCGCTTTCGGCGGCGTGGCGCTGCTGCGGCGCGGTGCGGTGTCGGTAGGCGGTGGCGTGGGTACGGCCGAGCTGGCGATGGCCGGGGGGCCGCAGGCGTCGTCGCGGCAGTTCGCGATTGAAGGCCACGGTGCGCTGGTGTCGGCCGGTGGCGGCACGCTGTCCAACGACCCCGATGCACTGGAGGCGGTGGGCATCACCCGCGAGCGTGTGTTCACCCTGATCGGCCTGCTCGGGCTGGGCGTGGCCGCGCTGATCTACAACCTCAACGTTGGCCTGGTGTCGATCACCGTTGCGGTGGCGCTGGCACTGCTGTCGCCGAAAAGCCAGAAGGGCGCGGTGGACGGCATCAGCTGGTCCACGGTGCTGCTGATCTGCGGCGTGGTCACTTACATCGGCGTGCTGCAGGAAGCCGGCGCGGTCGACTTCATCGGCAACGGCGTATCGCAGATCGGCATTCCGCTGCTGGGCGCGCTGCTGGTCTGCTACGTGGGCGGCATCGTCTCGGCGTTCGCCTCGTCGGCGGCCGTGCTGGGCGCCACCATCCCGCTGGCGGTGCCGTTCCTGATGCAGGGGCACCTGGGGGCGGCGGGCGTGATCTGCGCGCTGGCGGTCTCCTCGACCATCGTGGATGTCAGCCCGTTCTCGACCAACGGTGCGCTGGTGGTGGCCTCGGCCGCCAAGGAAGAGCGTGAATCGCTGTTCCGCCAGTTCCTCATCTACAGCGGCCTGGTGGTCGCCTTTGGCCCGCTGCTGGCCTGGCTGGTGTTCGTGGTGCCGGGCTGGATGTAA
- a CDS encoding GntR family transcriptional regulator has translation MAIAPAPRSTKKRAPLYEEVAEHVRERIYDYRLPPGEWIDEPALCEELGISRTPLREALKLLAAEGLVQIDAGRGCRVTRLTLEDLNQLFPVMAMLEGRCAHEAVKHIDDAGVQLLEELHAAMEAAAAEGNIAEYYRNNYRIHETVQHYAGNPWLIRITHDLHRILKMHRGRQLLAPGRTAQSLAEHRELLACFRERDAEAAERTMERHLLSQGQALAAYVASGGLLNVPAPLPTEGGT, from the coding sequence ATGGCCATTGCTCCCGCACCACGCTCGACCAAGAAACGCGCCCCGCTGTACGAAGAGGTGGCCGAGCACGTGCGCGAGCGCATCTACGACTACCGCCTGCCCCCGGGCGAGTGGATCGACGAGCCGGCGCTGTGCGAAGAACTGGGCATCAGCCGCACCCCCCTGCGCGAGGCGTTGAAGCTGCTGGCCGCCGAAGGCCTGGTGCAGATCGATGCCGGGCGTGGGTGCCGGGTGACCCGGTTAACCCTGGAAGACCTGAACCAGCTGTTCCCGGTGATGGCGATGCTGGAAGGCCGCTGCGCCCACGAAGCCGTCAAACATATCGACGATGCGGGCGTGCAACTGCTGGAAGAGCTGCATGCAGCCATGGAGGCCGCGGCCGCCGAGGGCAACATTGCCGAGTACTACCGCAACAACTACCGCATCCACGAGACCGTGCAGCACTACGCCGGCAACCCGTGGCTGATCCGCATCACCCATGACCTGCACCGCATCCTGAAGATGCACCGCGGCCGCCAGCTGCTGGCACCGGGTCGCACCGCGCAATCGCTGGCCGAACACCGTGAATTGCTGGCGTGCTTCCGTGAGCGCGATGCCGAGGCGGCCGAACGCACCATGGAACGCCACCTGCTCAGCCAGGGCCAGGCGCTGGCCGCCTACGTCGCCTCGGGCGGCCTGCTGAACGTACCCGCCCCACTGCCCACCGAGGGTGGGACCTGA